One region of Lampris incognitus isolate fLamInc1 chromosome 12, fLamInc1.hap2, whole genome shotgun sequence genomic DNA includes:
- the znf532 gene encoding zinc finger protein 532 isoform X3: MGDMKTPDFDDLLAAFDIPDMVDPKAAIESGHHDDHDNQLKQASGGVSANDDEAQNPSAGHDVGVSVIVKNIRNMDTGEHGGNLSEKEGHLQPQPHAVTIGNGLHNGFLPATSPSKHYTKNGWKAPREEGHPVNNPTSTFNQFSPISSAEEFDDDDKIEVDDPLDKQSNQSFFRPTPNSMIGHPSCPRREDQNPNPPKSLESVSEPRVIGDSGRPKPDQNNNNGTFSCAKVNDTAKSRKPDEQAKESVTRVQGQVGKESGELSALGSVAVSGSTQTKTKSSAKLSSCIAAIAALSARKASTEDSEALDSPTSQKEPIPVSPLREFPQEVKENPRTSEQPHEQESALEVAKRLLLREPDSPSSVISEGSSKGSPASPTGTTPVIPKVRIKTIKTSSGQIKRTVTRVLPEFDHESLKKGENSNIPSVMVSSMLSSPTSAANFSSPTRHSIPTTVVATSGGPSMEITKQMTIKPVATAFLPVSAVKTAGSQVINLKLANNTTVKATVIPAASVQSASSAILKAANTIQQQTVMVPASSLANAKLVPKTVHLTNLNLLPQTVSTVACELHQALSTSKQPHQQVKQQSILASQASKKVSRVQVFASSQSSVVDAFNKVLSSINPVPIYVPNLSPPTSACITLPSRGFKCLECGDSFALEKSLTQHYERRSVRIEVTCNHCAKNLVFYNKCSLLSHARGHKDKGVVMQCSHLILKPIPTDQMITTSASTGPSNFTPSNPITQAQGSAGQIQGKVAGGGNQNAVISAPCSAPLVAAMPIEDDASKLCRHSLKCLECNEMLQDESSLAMHYQQSLESSGQAIHGTLKTVEGPPNLGINLPLSTKPTNSNSNNSNSPSSNNNNRDGGNVNGQDLGDKKPLPMPIKKTNSSADSKAPPGPGYTCWECDSIHTSREVFVAHMRREHGKILKKHPCRQCDKSFSSSHSLCRHNRLKHKGLRKLYTCPHCPSLSQPFTKRVLLDQHIQLMHGVKDLEGKTISPDNMDAIPDNERSKTLSPKRKQEEDEGSPGLHSRSSDSQLLKKLKVNIVKVHKCAVCGFTTEDISSFHGHIPQHKSDGSSFQCQECGLCYTSHHSLARHLFIVHRLKEPQGLAQRNAQGADDESQRENQLGVTDENDDGTPNTKCKVCGKMFETEGNLNTHMRTHGMAFIKSKRLSTAEK, from the exons ATGGGCGATATGAAGACGCCAGACTTTGATGACCTGCTGGCAGCTTTCGATATTCCTGACATGGTGGATCCTAAGGCCGCTATTGAGTCTGGCCACCATGATGACCATGACAACCAGCTTAAACAAGCCAGTGGTGGGGTGTCTGCCAATGATGATGAGGCCCAAAACCCTTCGGCAGGACATGATGTTGGTGTTAGTGTAATTGTCAAGAACATCCGAAACATGGACACTGGTGAGCATGGTGGAAACCTATCAGAAAAAGAGGGCCATCTACAACCACAACCTCATGCTGTTACCATAGGAAATGGACTTCATAATGGCTTCTTACCAGCAACATCACCAAGCAAACATTACACAAAGAATGGATGGAAAGCTCCCAGGGAAGAAGGTCATCCAGTTAATAACCCAACATCTACCTTTAATCAGTTCAGTCCTATCTCCAGTGCTGAAGAGTTTGATGATGATGACAAGATTGAAGTCGATGACCCTCTGGACAAGCAGAGCAATCAATCATTTTTTAGACCCACTCCAAACTCCATGATTGGACATCCTTCCTGTCCCAGGAGAGAGGACCAAAATCCAAACCCACCTAAATCACTGGAAAGTGTTTCTGAGCCTAGAGTCATTGGAGATTCAGGTCGACCAAAACCtgatcaaaacaacaacaatggtacTTTCAGTTGTGCCAAAGTTAATGACACTGCTAAATCTAGGAAACCTGATGAGCAAGCCAAAGAAAGTGTCACCAGGGTTCAAGGACAAGTGGGAAAAGAGTCTGGAGAGCTCTCAGCACTTGGCTCTGTCGCTGTGTCTGGTAGCACTCAAACCAAAACCAAGTCCTCAGCCAAGCTCTCCTCCTGTATAGCAGCCATAGCAGCCCTCAGTGCCAGGAAGGCCAGCACTGAAGACTCAGAGGCCCTGGATTCTCCTACCTCCCAGAAAGAGCCTATCCCTGTTAGCCCACTGAGAGAATTCCCCCAGGAGGTCAAGGAAAATCCAAGGACTTCAGAGCAACCACACGAACAAGAATCTGCCCTGGAAGTTGCTAAAAGGCTGCTATTAAGGGAGCCAGACAGCCCTTCTAGTGTCATCAGTGAGGGTAGCAGTAAAGGGTCCCCTGCCTCACCCACAGGTACCACCCCTGTCATCCCTAAAGTCAGAATCAAAACAATCAAGACTTCATCAGGTCAGATCAAACGTACTGTCACCCGAGTCCTTCCAGAATTTGACCATGAGAGCcttaaaaagggagaaaattcaAATATTCCTTCAGTCATGGTTTCATCTATGCTCTCCTCCCCCACCTCTGCTGCAAATTTCTCCTCGCCAACACGACACTCTATCCCCACCACAGTAGTAGCCACCTCAGGAGGCCCTTCCATGGAAATAACCAAGCAGATGACCATCAAACCTGTAGCAACAGCCTTTCTGCCAGTTTCAGCTGTCAAGACAGCAGGTTCACAAGTTATAAACCTTAAATTggccaacaacaccacagtcaaaGCAACGGTCATCCCTGCTGCCTCAGTTCAGAGTGCTAGCAGTGCCATCCTCAAAGCTGCTAATACCATCCAGCAACAGACTGTCATGGTGCCCGCTTCTAGTTTGGCTAATGCCAAACTTGTGCCAAAGACTGTCCATCTTACCAACCTTAACCTTTTGCCTCAGACTGTGTCCACTGTTGCCTGTGAGCTCCACCAGGCCCTGTCCACCTCAAAGCAACCACATCAGCAAGTCAAGCAGCAGTCTATACTGGCTAGCCAAGCCTCAAAGAAAGTCTCTAGGGTGCAAGTGTTTGCCAGCTCCCAAAGTTCTGTGGTGGACGCCTTCAATAAAGTCCTGAGTAGCATCAACCCTGTCCCTATATATGTGCCGAACCTTTCTCCCCCAACCTCTGCCTGTATCACGCTACCTTCACGTGGTTTCAAGTGTCTGGAGTGTGGAGACTCCTTTGCTCTTGAGAAGAGCTTGACCCAGCACTATGAACGCCGCAGTGTACGGATCGAGGTCACCTGCAACCACTGTGCCAAAAACTTGGTTTTCTACAATAAGTGCAGCCTCTTGTCACATGCCAGGGGCCACAAGGATAAAGGAGTGGTCATGCAGTGTTCACACCTCATCCTGAAACCCATTCCCACAGATCAAATGATTACAACATCAGCTTCAACAGGCCCCTCCAACTTCACTCCTAGCAACCCTATCACCCAAGCCCAGGGTTCTGCTGGTCAGATCCAAGGGAAGGTTGCTGGTGGTGGTAACCAAAATGCTGTGATCTCCGCCCCATGCAGTGCTCCTTTAGTGGCAGCCATGCCCATAGAGGATGATGCATCAAAATTATGCAGGCACAGTCTCAAGTGTTTGGAGTGCAATGAAATGTTGCAGGACGAAAGCTCCCTAGCCATGCATTATCAGCAGTCACTGGAGTCCAgtgggcag GCCATACACGGGACGCTGAAGACCGTAGAAGGTCCTCCCAACCTTGGAATCAACTTGCCGCTGAGCACCAAGCCCACCAATTCCAACAGTAATAACAGCAACAGCCCAAgcagtaataataacaacagggATGGGGGGAATGTCAATGGTCAAGACTTGGGGGACAAGAAGCCCCTTCCAATGCCCATCAAGAAAACCAACAGCTCAGCAGATAGCAAAGCTCCCCCTGGTCCAGGCTATACATGTTGGGAATGTGATTCTATCCACACTTCCAGGGAGGTCTTTGTGGCCCACATGAGACGTGAACATGGAAAG ATTTTAAAGAAGCATCCATGTCGGCAATGTGACAAATCCTTCAGCTCGTCCCATAGTCTTTGCCGACACAACCGACTCAAACACAAAGGGCTGCGTAAACTCTATACCTGCCC ACACTGTCCAAGCCTCAGTCAGCCCTTCACTAAAAGAGTGCTGTTGGACCAACACATTCAGCTGATGCATGGAGTCAAAGACCTAGAGGGGAAGACTATTAGCCCGGATAACATGGACGCTATACCTGACAATGAGCGCTCAAAG ACCCTCAGCCCCAAGAGGAAGCAAGAAGAAGATGAGGGATCTCCAGGATTGCACTCCAGGAGCTCGGACTCACAGCTGTTGAAGAAGCTCAAGGTGAACATCGTCAAAGTTCACAAGTGTGCTGTCTGCGGCTTCACCACCGAGGACATCAGCAGCTTCCACGGGCACATCCCCCAGCACAAGTCGGACGGGTCATCTTTTCAGTGTCAGGAGTGTGGCCTTTGCTACACCTCCCACCATTCTCTGGCCCGACACCTGTTCATCGTGCACCGTTTGAAGGAGCCGCAGGGCTTGGCGCAGCGCAACGCACAAGGTGCAGACGACGAGAGTCAAAGAGAGAACCAGCTGGGTGTCACGGATGAAAACGACGATGGTACACCCAACACCAAATGCAAGGTGTGCGGGAAGATGTTTGAAACAGAGGGAAATCTGAACACACACATGAGGACACATGGAATGGCCTTTATAAAGTCCAAGAGGCTGAGCACTGCTGAGAAGTGA